Proteins from a single region of Stutzerimonas stutzeri:
- a CDS encoding non-canonical purine NTP pyrophosphatase has product MKIRFASINPQKTLEVREILQPSGIEVKPFPIRIEELRTEDLYQLVSDKLLVAFKMIGKPVLVEHTGLFINSLNGFPGGLTQIFWDRLQAERFSELIGRLDDPAAEARTLIGYCDGRKRHFFEGVVAGRIAPSPAGHGGFEWDDVFIPEGQTQTFAQLGTQKNGLSMRRRALDAFVTYLRES; this is encoded by the coding sequence ATGAAAATCCGCTTCGCGTCCATCAACCCGCAGAAGACCCTCGAGGTTCGCGAGATCCTCCAGCCCAGCGGAATCGAGGTGAAGCCTTTTCCTATCCGTATCGAGGAGCTGCGTACCGAGGACCTGTACCAGCTGGTCAGCGACAAGCTGCTGGTCGCCTTCAAGATGATCGGCAAACCGGTCCTCGTCGAACACACCGGGCTTTTCATCAACAGCCTCAACGGCTTTCCCGGCGGGCTGACGCAGATCTTCTGGGACCGACTGCAGGCCGAGCGATTCTCGGAGCTAATCGGGCGGCTGGACGATCCGGCCGCCGAGGCGCGGACCCTGATCGGCTATTGCGACGGTCGCAAACGGCATTTCTTCGAAGGCGTGGTCGCCGGGCGCATCGCACCGTCGCCAGCCGGGCATGGCGGCTTCGAATGGGACGACGTGTTCATTCCGGAAGGCCAGACCCAGACATTCGCGCAGCTGGGCACGCAAAAGAACGGCCTGTCCATGCGACGACGTGCGCTCGACGCCTTCGTCACCTATCTGCGGGAATCCTGA
- a CDS encoding SIR2 family protein encodes MDQLREAYRTNRLILFVGSGVSANIGLPPWKELIDEIAVQLDYDPEVFNTYGNFLALAEYYRIKKGSIGPLRSWMDREWHRNIEIRDSEIHRLIVRGRFPAIYTTNYDRWLEYAHDAHAVDYIKIANASDLTKARDGVRQIVKFHGDFDDDASIVLDETSYYQRLQFETPLDIKLRADTLSKAVLFIGYSLSDTNIRLLFHKLSKIWNEHETLGVRPISYVFSHKPNPVQEEVLRQWGIRMIASEDDEPGLALKNFLQQLVEA; translated from the coding sequence ATGGACCAGCTCCGAGAAGCATACCGGACCAATCGTTTGATCCTTTTCGTCGGTTCCGGCGTATCCGCCAACATTGGATTGCCGCCGTGGAAGGAGCTGATCGACGAGATCGCCGTGCAGCTCGACTACGACCCGGAGGTGTTCAACACCTACGGCAACTTCCTTGCGCTGGCCGAGTACTACCGAATCAAGAAAGGCAGCATCGGACCGCTGCGCAGCTGGATGGACCGCGAGTGGCACCGCAATATCGAAATACGCGATTCGGAGATTCACCGACTTATCGTGCGCGGCCGTTTTCCGGCGATCTATACCACCAACTATGACCGCTGGTTGGAGTACGCCCATGACGCCCATGCGGTGGACTACATCAAGATCGCCAATGCCAGTGACCTGACCAAGGCGCGTGATGGCGTCAGGCAGATCGTCAAATTTCACGGCGACTTCGATGATGACGCCTCGATCGTGCTCGACGAAACCAGCTACTACCAACGCCTGCAGTTCGAAACGCCGCTGGACATCAAGTTACGCGCCGACACGCTCAGCAAGGCCGTACTTTTCATCGGCTATAGCCTTTCCGATACCAATATCCGACTGCTGTTTCACAAGCTGTCGAAGATCTGGAATGAACACGAAACCCTGGGTGTTCGGCCTATTTCCTATGTGTTCTCGCACAAACCCAATCCGGTTCAGGAGGAAGTGCTGCGGCAGTGGGGAATTCGCATGATCGCCTCCGAGGACGACGAACCCGGCTTGGCGCTGAAGAACTTTCTGCAGCAGCTAGTCGAGGCCTGA